A genomic region of Anopheles coustani chromosome 3, idAnoCousDA_361_x.2, whole genome shotgun sequence contains the following coding sequences:
- the LOC131272325 gene encoding tetratricopeptide repeat protein 39B-like — protein sequence MATATATTSTATANNQQELQNYDDDDEFQDACDSESSNACGMDLDTALAEAKIAVDLFFNNKFNDAEALMKPMATSSMYHSVGHSVFTYLEAMLTFEQQHIAAASEALKQCLSVCNRYRKKNTLTETIGKTFKKVNYDQYTDLEAHAELCSAEALLLKAMLTFIEDETLTSLIKGGMKIRNCFAMYKECNNILNHRQWQSESSKLHFESGVRMGLGTFNLMISLLPARIIKLLEFIGFSGNKQSGMQDLITGSQSEGIRQVLCVMTLLGYNLIVCYVLSHKEGDLRFCDELLMKQLKLYPNGVWFLFFKGRLEFMKGNLDEALMWYKKSWKSQTIWPQFHHLCFWELLWVNCLRLDWRESLLFATYLVESSKWSRTIYTYQKASIMCMLKPEELHSSEVRTIANLMKEVPKYKQRIAGKSLPMEKFACKKTERFFAQQSFLYVPALELMYVWNLFKILGKHFHLADGVYRIVENNLKHYEERANSKSNPTYGVYGADNKALLMLLKGACLRQMNSPLQATRCLEEVIAMYKDLKEDHYLVPYAIVELALIFIDEGNKDKAILALEDARKNYSGYSLESRLHFRIHTALLDLKGKSYESLPAGAE from the exons TGCCTGCGGTATGGATCTGGACACGGCGTTGGCGGAAGCGAAGATTGCGGTCGATCTCTTcttcaataataaattcaacGACGCGGAAGCTCTGATGAAACCCAT GGCTACATCAAGCATGTACCATTCGGTGGGCCACAGTGTCTTCACGTACTTGGAAGCGATGCTCACATTCGAGCAGCAGCACATAGCGGCCGCATCGGAAGCGTTGAAACAGTGTCTGAGCGTATGTAATCGCTaccgaaaaaagaacactCTCACGGAGACCATCGGCAAGACCTTCAAGAAGGTGAACTACGACCAGTACACGGACCTGGAGGCGCACGCCGAACTTTGCTCGGCCGAGGCGCTTCTGCTGAAGGCGATGCTGACGTTCATCGAAGACGAAACGCTGACGAGTCTGATCAAGGGTGGCATGAAGATTAGAAATTGCTTTGCTATGTACAA AGAGTGCAATAACATTTTGAACCACCGACAGTGGCAATCGGAAAGCTCCAAGCTACACTTTGAAAGCGGCGTCCGAATGGGGCTGGGGACTTTTAATCTTATGATATCGCTACTTCCGGCTAGGATAATCAAGCTGCTCGAGTTCATCGGGTTCTCCGGGAACAAG CAATCGGGAATGCAAGATTTGATTACCGGCTCGCAAAGCGAAGGCATCCGGCAGGTGCTTTGCGTAATGACGCTGCTCGGGTACAACCTCATCGTGTGCTACGTGCTGAGCCACAAGGAGGGCGATTTACGCTTCTGTGATGAACTGCTGATGAAGCAGTTGAAACTCTACCCGAACGGTGTGTGGTTCCTGTTCTTCAAGGGCCGACTGGAGTTCATGAAAGGCAACCTGGACGAGGCCTTGATGTGGTACAAGAAGTCGTGGAAGTCGCAAACTATTTGGCCGCAGTTTCATCATCTGTGCTTTTGGGAGCTGCTATGGGTTAACTG CTTACGGTTAGACTGGCGTGAATCGCTTCTTTTCGCGACGTACCTGGTCGAGAGCAGCAAGTGGTCGCGCACGATCTACACATATCAGAAGGCGTCGATCATGTGCATGCTTAAGCCGGAAGAACTACACTCGAGCGAGGTGCGAACGATCGCGAACCTGATGAAGGAGGTGCCGAAGTACAAGCAGCGGATAGCGGGAAAATCGTTGCCGATGGAGAAGTTCGCGTGCAAGAAGACTGAACGATTTTTCGCCCAGCAATCGTTCTTGTACGTGCCAGCCCTTGAGCTGATGTACGTGTGGaatcttttcaaaatattgggAAAGCATTTCCACCTGGCGGACGGCGTTTACCGGATTGTGGAGAACAATCTCAAGCATTACGAGGAGCGCGCGAACTCGAAATCGAACCCAACGTACGGGGTATACGGGGCCGATAACAAGGCACTGCTCATGCTGCTGAAAGGTGCCTGTTTGCGTCAGATGAACAGTCCCCTGCAGGCAACTCG aTGCCTAGAGGAAGTGATTGCCATGTACAAAGACCTTAAAGAAGACCACTACCTGGTGCCGTACGCAATTGTCGAGCTAGCGCTTATCTTCATCGATGAAGGCAATAAAGATAAAGCTATACTAGCTCTGGAGGACGCCCG GAAAAACTACAGCGGTTACTCTCTCGAATCTCGGCTGCACTTCCGGATACATACGGCGTTGCTGGATTTAAAGGGCAAAAGTTACGAGAGCTTACCAGCTGGCGCCGAATGA